The Pyrus communis chromosome 14, drPyrComm1.1, whole genome shotgun sequence sequence TTAAATGGAAGAATAATTCAGTGTAATATAAAACGTGTTAAGaattaaaattgttttataACTTTAAGAACGTATTATGTTTATTTAAAATTCTTATTCTGTCAGTTAATATTGTCATCTGACAAAGATGGTCTAAATCATTTTGGTTTCTAAAAGAGGCTCAATATTTGTATGCTTGTCTACATACCATTTAAATTAGATGGATTTCCTTGGTTCCTATATTCCTTCCTTTTAAGCCAAGTTAAGAAAAAACTTATGTGAAACCATGGACCTGTTTTTTATATAATGAGATTTAAACTAAGTCATATAACGAACCATTATTAAATACCACATGCGTAATCTCTTAAGCATGATTGGTCTTGgtatctttgaaaaaaaaggaagaaatctTACCAAAAAATTATGTGAACGAAAAAAATTTACACGTGGTAATTTGATCCGTTTGATAATATTTAGTAAGAGAATTAATGAAAACCACGGGCGGCAGAAAAAGGTAATCCAAAACCATAGTTAGCTTCCCGTCTTCGACCAACGAACAAAGGGGCATTCCAGTCATTCCACACAAAAATCCCCATTTTCGTCGGAAATTACCCTTTTCAGGTGGGCCCGCCAATCTTTTGCCCATCCAAGAAAATCTTATATTTCCTCCAATAACAAGGCCTTGACTGGCTGATCTCCTCAAACCAGCCACCAACTCCTCAATCGCCACCGCATGTCAAACCATCCAAACGAATCTCAACCGTTCAAATTGACAAGACAAATCCAGCCGCAAGATCATGAAAAGATCCAACGGCTGAGACAAAAGCACTAGAACCTTCTCCTCCTCACGGCCCGCCTATATCAGCCAGAGTGCTTGTGCTCTCCCCGTGCCACTCCATAGCTGCTGCTGCTAGGGTTTACAGTTCACTCACCAACCAACAAGAAGCTTTGAAGGTGTAGTCTCTCTCGCAGACCGAAATGGCACCGTTTTCCGATTccgatttttgttgttttttgtccGAATGTCGATCCGCCGGAAAATCGGCTCAGATCGAGCCGGTTGAGTGTCGGATTATCGATTATCGGCCGGTTTGGAATTCCGATCTGATATTTTTCTGGTGGTTTACTGTTTTGCAGGACGTTTGACCATGGGGAAGTGCTACCCTACCGTGAGCGAAGAGTACAAGGCGGCCATCGACAAGgccaggaggaagctcagaggCCTCATCGCCGAGAAGAACTGCGCTCCTATCATGCTTCGTATCGCGTACGTCTctcttttgtttctctctctaagtcCTTCTCTCTGTTTTTGTGGGAGTGAGATTTGATTGGGTGTGGTGGGGTGCAGATGGCATTCAGCTGGAACTTACGACACCAAGACGAAGACCGGGGGGCCCTTCGGAACTATGAGGTGCCCGGCTGAGCAAGCTCACGGGGCCAACAATGGTCTCGACATCGCCGTCAGGCTCTTGGAGCCCATCAAGCAACAGTTCCCCATCCTCTCCTACGCTGACTTCTACCAGgtaattcaaacaaaaacaattttcaaaatcttatttatggaaattaatttgggtttttcaaaaaattaatctgggtttattttttaatgcGATTTATTTGATCTTAtaattttgttgtaattttgtGTGTAGCTGGCTGGTGTTGTTGCTGTTGAGATTACTGGTGGGCCTGATGTCCCTTTCCACCCAGGAAGGACGGTCAGTAAGCTTTGATTTTCTCCGAATGTTTTAGTTAGAGCttgtaaatttgattaattaCCATGAATATTTTGAGTGAATTACCTTGAATATATCAAATCTTGCTTTGCATTTGAATTATTGTTTGTGATATTTCGATCTTTGATGTGTTTTTATCTGGTCACTTGCAATTTTTGTTAATCTTTTTGCTTCTGGTGCATTCAACTATTCAAATGTGTTCGAGGTAGAAAGTTGTATTGCATTTGATAGTCATCTTTTTACAATGGGTTCGTTAAAAGAGAGAGGAATTTCTCGTCTTAGTTGGATTAATCATGTTTGCTTGAATCCGCCTCCATGATTCAATCGGTTAGTCCTGGATTGTCCTCGTTTCCAGTAATTGAGCTCATTAAATCATTGGCCTCGGGTTTTCCAGTAGACGTTATGTattccttttttattatttatgcatgtctcggattttttttcttcttcaaattgatGCGTTTGTTTTGTAACTTTCGTTTGTGACGTTGATCAGTTTTTAACTCAAGCACGGACTAGTTGTATTGATGATCTTGTTGTTGTGCCAGGATGCCCCCAAGCCACCACCAGAGGGCCGTCTTCCCGATGCTACCAAGGGTAAATATATGTTTTGACATGATCTTATGTCAttgttttagtttatgcttCCCTTGCATTGTAGGCGAGGATGTTTTGTCCAGACTGAGTTAAAAATTACTGTTGAAATGCTGTAGGTACTGACCATTTGAGGGATGTCTTCTGCAAGACCATGGGCCTCAGTGACAAGGATATTGTTACTCTCTCCGGTGGTCACACCCTGGTGCGTTAACTCTTATTCTCTTGATTTCTTCTGTGAAAATTGTGCCAAGTTATTGTAGTTGATTGTAAATCATTTGTTATTTGGTTAATGCACGGTACTGATTTCTACCTTGTGTAATGGTATTATGGTTTATTGCAGGGAAGGTGCCACAAGGAGCGATCTGGATTTGAAGGACCTTGGACTCCCAACCCCCTTATCTTTGACAACTCCTACTTCAAGTAAGTTCCGTTTCCCTGCTATGTTTACTCAATATGTCTAGTTGCATTGAGCTACACAAATAATGTACAATGCTGTTCGAATATGTAGGGTGCTTCTCAGTGGAGACCAGGAAGGTCTTCTAATGCTTCCAACTGACAAGGCTCTTCTGAATGACCCTGTTTTCCGCCCTCTTGTGGAAAAATATGCTGCGGTGCGTGTCTTCAGTAGGACTTATTCTTCTGTGCGCTTATTCATCACCTACGTGCAATTACTGATTGTTAAATTTGTCCTTTTGTTTTTCAGGATGAAGATGCTTTCTTTGCTGACTATGCTGAATCTCACATGAAGCTCTCCGAGCTTGGGTAATTTTTGAATTACAATATTTTTCACGAGTAGTTCTGGTTTCTTCAATGTTTTAATCAGTGTGGAATTGGTTTTGAATACGATTTGTTGCTCTAATTTTGTAGGTTTGCTGAGGCCTAAGCATAGCCGGAGAACTACAGGGGTTGATGCCTATGCCTGCGCGccttgcttttgttttttggatgcCTCTTAGTTGTTGTGAGGTTTTAGGCAGTTGGTGTATTTCTATTTTCTATCAGGTTTTAGGGAAGTGGGACTTCTGGTTCGATTTGAAGAACGAATGTTTTTGAATTGGATCGAATGCTGTGGTAATCATCCTCGTTGATTAAATAATACTGTAATTTTCACTTCTCcggttttgttttctatttggaAATGTGGTGGTTTGGTTGTCGACGAGAGAGACTCACATGCGCCCCTCGGAATGTCTAGGCATCACGAGCGATGTATGTTAGTCCGCTTGAGATGTTGCACCGGGTTTGTGATAACCTTGGCTTTAAAAAGGGATTAGtaataacgtagttcaaattcgtctttgaagatgatcaaatttaagattttataaatgaagaggaatattactagattgtagtattaagtgacaacATTTACTTGTTTAACTACTATGTTTCAATCGACTTTGAAATGAAAGAAAGGCATTGAAAGGGCTTTCATAATTCTGAATCAATTAGACTACAACTCCTAATACGTGATTGCTCTTGTCGGACCAGTTAGACCATAACTCCCAAACCAATTAGATAGGTGATTGCTCTCGTCGAACATAAAACTCATAAAACGTGTTCGTGTAAAACATATAATTGTAGTGTTGTCTTCTCTACTtcattgaaaaaaagaaaaaagtgctGGAAGTTGCATTTTCCATGTGCTTTTGCAACTTCTTGGTCTAGTTGATGAGAAAAATTTATATAACACAAGTACATCGTAACGTGGCGTTTCGTGTCAATGAAACAAAGAAATGTCGATAAAAACTTAAACAAATAGTAagtgtttattttgttggtaCAAACTATTATTGTACTATTTTATTTGTGACGTGTAAGCTTTTCTTGTaagtcattattttattattgtagtaCCGTTGTACATGTCAGCTCTCTTAGTTGATTCGTGTGGCTTGTACTTCaagctttctttttttctggggTGGTTTTCAACAAGCTCAAGCTAACTGGATAACGACACAGTTAAAAGCAGCACGAGGTTGCCAAGGTTGACCAAAAGACGGTCTAACACTTTCTGATTTGGGTTGGGCTGTAACTTTTAATTTGGGCTGCAAAGTCAAACCTTTTCGGCTTGGAAGATCTCATCATCACATGATCGACATGACTCGGCAGGTTGATAGGCCTTAACATATGGCCCCGGCAGATCTCGACATTTCCACTTGACAAAATTCCTTACTAACAGACATAGCAGAAATCGTATGAACTTGAAAAAAATTTGCACTGTCAacattggtgtttttttttttttttttttttttttataagaaaatttgACATAACATTGTATTATTAGCTTTAAGTGCCATGGTGACATCTTGAAAAGTGCATGTAAATATTTCTCTTTGTAAATGTTGTGTGACTGCTTCTTGTATCGAGTACCGTAATACGAAACACATACAAAATGGCAAgattaaatcaaatttatccGATAGTGtaatgcaatgacaatttggtCAAGAAATTTATTTTCTACATTACTATGGTAAAAGATAGAGAATTAGAATGTAAACCTTTTGAatatgagagttttaacgaaaagcccacgatactgttcactttaatgaaaaattacatttttacactaaaaagtcaattatggtactattcactttaccctttattttgtctttatcattaaaactcaaagttttcaaacatttttcattagtttttcttataaatattaattagaatgacaattttaagtataattttattgataaatttttttcaatatgATACATTCCTCATTGAATTTCACCCATAACTAGTAAAGTGTCCACCATCATACTATAATGTTTTGGTTGGACAGTCAGTAAGCTTTCAACTCAGGAAGGACGGTCAGTAAGCTTTGATTTTCTCCGAATGTTTTGGTTGGAGCCCGTAAATCTGATTAATTACCATGAATATTTTGAGTGAATTACCTTGGATATTAagttctaaaagatgctaggcACTAGTCGGTCTTTCGCCGGGGCCTAGTGCATAGGTGGATAGGCAGGGTCTAGACGGATTaggcgaatttaagtaaatctatcaTATTTTGCGTAAATAAGTGTCTGcctatacttaaaaaatatataatttcatcttAAACTACAAAAtgaaatgcatatatatattatgaagtattggaacataatgaaaacatgtgaaataaggatat is a genomic window containing:
- the LOC137715894 gene encoding L-ascorbate peroxidase, cytosolic-like; translation: MGKCYPTVSEEYKAAIDKARRKLRGLIAEKNCAPIMLRIAWHSAGTYDTKTKTGGPFGTMRCPAEQAHGANNGLDIAVRLLEPIKQQFPILSYADFYQLAGVVAVEITGGPDVPFHPGRTDAPKPPPEGRLPDATKGTDHLRDVFCKTMGLSDKDIVTLSGGHTLGRCHKERSGFEGPWTPNPLIFDNSYFKVLLSGDQEGLLMLPTDKALLNDPVFRPLVEKYAADEDAFFADYAESHMKLSELGFAEA